From a single Vibrio toranzoniae genomic region:
- a CDS encoding apolipoprotein A1/A4/E domain-containing protein: MTGLLASFIASFSAESISNSFIYLILLLLVSSILLAVLGKAPRFTASTTNILTSLGILGTFAGIVVGLMDFDPQNIDGSIESLLGGLKTAFLTSLAGMAGSIFYKAALGLIPQKELEESKAVGPEEIFSVMSQQLQASTEQLNASNELLSAIKGDEDSSLTSQIKNLRTDINDGQRTLNEQFKQTTERNAEFQSTLWKKMDEFGELLSKSATEQVINALKEVIVDFNEKLTEQFGENFKRLDESVKKLVDWQENYRHQLEDMATKYQLGVDAISSTEKSVAHINERAEAIPVTMEKLHQVMELGHGQVTELEQRLEAFKDLRDKAVEAMPQIREQMDTTMNVIGDSVKAASTHYESMFNESQTIIDNFSSTANQSVDAMRTNLEEGATKLAQELTTSAEKISTQLADASEDFTQVTEEGVEDIKVSFEAGVKKIAEDLDTTTKEISTTLSASSQQFTATTEESMNTMRTNLESGAQDISTQLRESAQDIGGKLAEASSDIQEQVGTATGGLSNVTSHLTDTTEQIRQHLEDSITELNGQLRVLVADIKDDSKETGRVLKEANQELISSTKELQVETTSAISKLHDRLETTLEDVFQVQAQAVRRTFDSLEDQITESVGKTGSAVEKQVEVLDLQMQQELNRTISEMGEALATVTQQFTRDYKDLVREMNNVVSSRVA, encoded by the coding sequence ATGACCGGACTATTAGCTTCATTTATTGCTTCATTTTCTGCAGAGTCCATTTCAAATAGCTTTATCTACCTAATCTTATTGTTATTGGTTAGTTCGATTTTATTGGCTGTATTGGGGAAGGCTCCTAGATTTACGGCAAGCACGACTAATATTTTAACATCGTTAGGTATCCTTGGTACGTTTGCGGGCATCGTGGTTGGTCTTATGGACTTCGATCCACAAAACATTGATGGCAGTATCGAATCACTACTTGGTGGTCTAAAAACGGCGTTCTTGACAAGTTTAGCGGGTATGGCAGGCTCTATTTTTTACAAAGCTGCATTAGGTTTGATCCCTCAAAAAGAACTAGAAGAATCAAAAGCAGTGGGCCCAGAAGAAATATTTTCTGTTATGTCTCAACAGCTTCAGGCATCGACCGAACAGCTGAACGCTTCAAACGAGTTGCTATCGGCGATTAAAGGTGATGAAGACTCATCATTGACCTCCCAAATTAAGAACCTAAGAACTGACATTAATGATGGTCAAAGAACATTAAATGAACAGTTTAAGCAAACGACAGAGCGCAATGCTGAATTCCAGAGCACACTATGGAAGAAAATGGATGAGTTCGGTGAACTTCTGTCTAAGTCAGCAACAGAACAAGTAATCAATGCGCTAAAAGAAGTAATTGTTGATTTCAACGAGAAGTTGACGGAGCAATTTGGTGAGAACTTTAAGCGTTTGGATGAATCAGTTAAGAAACTAGTCGATTGGCAAGAGAACTATCGTCATCAGCTTGAAGATATGGCGACTAAGTACCAGCTGGGAGTTGATGCTATTTCATCTACTGAGAAATCTGTTGCTCATATAAATGAGCGAGCGGAGGCAATCCCGGTAACTATGGAAAAACTGCACCAGGTAATGGAGCTTGGCCATGGTCAAGTGACTGAGCTTGAACAGCGTTTGGAAGCGTTCAAAGATCTACGTGATAAAGCAGTTGAAGCTATGCCACAAATCCGTGAGCAAATGGATACTACAATGAATGTTATTGGTGATTCAGTTAAAGCGGCTTCAACACATTATGAATCAATGTTTAATGAATCACAGACAATCATCGACAACTTTAGCTCTACCGCAAACCAAAGTGTTGATGCTATGCGTACTAACTTGGAAGAGGGCGCAACCAAACTAGCTCAGGAACTCACAACAAGCGCAGAGAAAATTAGTACCCAGTTAGCAGATGCTAGCGAAGACTTTACACAGGTAACTGAAGAAGGCGTTGAAGACATTAAAGTGAGCTTTGAAGCTGGCGTGAAGAAAATTGCTGAAGACTTAGATACAACAACGAAAGAAATCTCAACGACACTAAGCGCTTCTTCTCAGCAGTTTACGGCAACGACTGAAGAAAGTATGAACACCATGAGAACTAATCTGGAATCGGGTGCTCAGGATATCTCTACTCAGTTAAGAGAAAGCGCTCAAGATATCGGCGGCAAACTTGCAGAAGCTTCATCTGATATTCAGGAGCAAGTAGGCACGGCGACTGGTGGTTTAAGTAATGTAACAAGTCACTTAACTGATACAACAGAACAAATCCGCCAACACCTTGAAGATTCGATTACAGAATTGAATGGTCAGTTACGAGTTTTAGTCGCAGATATTAAAGATGATTCAAAAGAAACAGGCCGCGTACTTAAGGAGGCTAATCAAGAGCTAATTTCAAGTACTAAAGAACTTCAGGTAGAAACGACTTCAGCTATCTCCAAGCTGCATGACCGATTGGAAACCACATTAGAGGATGTTTTCCAAGTTCAAGCCCAAGCTGTAAGACGTACATTCGATAGCTTAGAAGATCAAATCACAGAGTCGGTAGGTAAGACTGGCAGCGCTGTAGAGAAGCAGGTGGAAGTTCTTGATTTACAGATGCAACAAGAACTGAACCGTACAATAAGCGAAATGGGCGAAGCTCTAGCGACTGTTACTCAACAGTTCACTCGCGATTACAAAGATCTTGTGCGTGAAATGAATAACGTAGTTAGCAGTCGAGTAGCGTAA